Proteins from one Phyllobacterium zundukense genomic window:
- a CDS encoding pentapeptide repeat-containing protein has translation MSLAFVMVVSTAASTYGCGAAAAADCGSMASPGLDWSECNKKSIIIPGSNLEGANLTGTDFNATDLGNSNVNSANFEKASLMRASLAGAKAENANFTRVEAYRSNFTNVSADGASFASAEFQRGDFSGASLKKANFEKAELGRANFQKAILTDARFFLANLSRADLTGATMGGKPVFEGAFMFRTRVEGVDLSGAQGLQQSQIDLACGDTSTKLPAGLSTPGSWPCTAD, from the coding sequence ATGTCCCTGGCTTTCGTGATGGTTGTTTCAACCGCCGCGTCCACATATGGGTGTGGGGCAGCGGCGGCAGCGGATTGCGGCAGCATGGCTTCGCCAGGCCTTGACTGGAGTGAATGCAACAAGAAAAGCATCATCATTCCGGGGAGCAATCTGGAAGGAGCCAATCTGACCGGAACCGATTTCAATGCAACGGATCTGGGCAATTCCAACGTCAACTCAGCAAATTTCGAAAAGGCCAGCTTGATGCGGGCGTCCTTGGCGGGTGCCAAAGCCGAGAATGCCAATTTTACCAGGGTTGAAGCCTATCGATCAAATTTCACCAATGTTTCTGCCGATGGCGCATCTTTCGCCAGTGCGGAATTTCAGCGCGGCGATTTCAGCGGAGCAAGCCTGAAGAAAGCAAACTTTGAGAAGGCAGAGCTTGGGCGGGCAAATTTCCAAAAGGCAATATTGACAGACGCACGGTTTTTCCTCGCGAACCTTTCGCGCGCTGACCTGACAGGGGCCACGATGGGAGGCAAGCCAGTGTTCGAAGGTGCATTCATGTTCCGCACCAGAGTAGAGGGGGTGGACTTGTCCGGTGCGCAAGGCCTGCAACAGTCACAAATCGATCTTGCGTGTGGCGACACGTCAACGAAGCTACCGGCCGGATTGTCTACTCCCGGCAGTTGGCCCTGCACGGCCGATTAA
- a CDS encoding LCP family protein, protein MIDEQPATGDKPQRRPYLRWPFIVIIVGLALPAAIYAKLTSNVRQIEVTREDLGDARPAKAPTAALNILVVGSDQRDDKYAGKRADIIMLVHMSPTRNEAAVISFPRDSLVELPPCRSRERRPGQQRRIGMINSSFSSGGIGCTWKTVETLTGIHIDHFVTVDFIGFKGMVDAIGGVDLCIPEPIRDEYVQLDLPTGWQTLLGEQALGYVRTRHSIGDRSDIGRIQRQQDFVAAMAKKTLSSWTLINPVRLFGFLNTATKSITADPGLTLGVMLDLALATRRLSSDKVHFVITPWRYSSTYPGRVEWLQGPAKKLFRLIAADKPLTGTKVRPNSPEAPPATAPCPPVNSVL, encoded by the coding sequence TTGATCGACGAGCAGCCGGCAACCGGGGACAAGCCCCAACGCCGCCCCTACCTGCGGTGGCCATTCATTGTCATCATCGTCGGGCTGGCCCTGCCTGCCGCCATTTACGCGAAGCTCACCAGCAATGTCAGGCAAATCGAAGTCACCCGCGAGGATCTCGGCGACGCCCGCCCGGCCAAGGCACCGACCGCTGCGCTTAACATCCTGGTCGTCGGGTCGGACCAGAGAGACGACAAGTACGCCGGGAAACGTGCGGACATTATTATGCTTGTGCACATGTCCCCCACGCGCAACGAGGCGGCCGTGATCAGCTTTCCGCGCGACTCGCTGGTGGAGCTTCCACCCTGCCGCTCCCGGGAAAGGCGGCCGGGTCAGCAACGGCGCATCGGCATGATAAACTCGTCATTCAGCTCCGGCGGTATCGGCTGCACCTGGAAGACCGTGGAAACGCTCACTGGCATCCATATCGACCATTTCGTCACGGTTGATTTCATCGGTTTCAAGGGCATGGTGGATGCGATTGGCGGAGTGGACCTCTGCATCCCTGAGCCTATCCGCGACGAATACGTCCAGTTAGACCTGCCCACCGGGTGGCAAACGCTGCTTGGAGAACAGGCGTTGGGGTACGTCCGGACCCGCCATAGTATTGGCGACAGGTCCGACATCGGCCGCATCCAGCGCCAGCAGGATTTCGTGGCGGCCATGGCGAAGAAGACGCTGAGCAGCTGGACTCTGATCAACCCGGTGCGGCTGTTCGGCTTCCTCAACACTGCTACCAAGTCTATCACCGCCGACCCCGGCCTTACGCTCGGCGTGATGTTGGACCTCGCGCTTGCTACCCGCAGGCTGTCGTCCGACAAGGTTCACTTCGTCATCACGCCATGGCGCTACTCCTCGACCTACCCCGGCCGGGTGGAATGGCTTCAGGGACCGGCCAAGAAACTGTTCCGGTTGATCGCCGCCGACAAGCCCCTCACCGGGACCAAGGTCAGGCCCAACTCACCCGAGGCGCCGCCGGCAACGGCACCCTGCCCGCCAGTGAATTCCGTCCTGTAA
- a CDS encoding ABC transporter ATP-binding protein, with the protein MTSMTLEDVTVDFPIYNAKSRSLKNQVMSLATGGTIGSNADGHVVIRGLESINISLNDGDRLGLIGHNGSGKTTLLRVMSGVYYPSGGRISIQGKCTSLINISLGIDAEATGRENIGIRGALLGFTKRQMAEKQAEIEEFSELGSFLDMPVRTYSTGMQLRLAFSISTVIQPEILIMDEWLAAGDEGFQHKANERLHELVNKTKILIIASHSKDLLVKNCTRIVWLEHGKIKMDGDAETVANAYFGRS; encoded by the coding sequence ATGACTTCAATGACTCTCGAAGATGTCACTGTAGATTTTCCCATCTACAATGCAAAAAGCAGGTCTCTCAAGAACCAGGTGATGAGCCTGGCAACCGGAGGCACGATTGGGTCCAACGCTGACGGTCATGTCGTCATCAGAGGGCTGGAATCGATCAATATCTCTCTCAATGATGGCGACAGGCTGGGGCTGATAGGTCACAACGGCTCTGGAAAGACCACGCTTCTGCGGGTGATGAGCGGTGTTTATTATCCTTCGGGCGGACGCATATCGATTCAAGGAAAATGCACATCCTTGATCAATATTTCGCTGGGAATCGATGCCGAGGCGACGGGTCGCGAAAACATCGGAATTCGCGGCGCTCTCCTAGGGTTCACCAAACGGCAAATGGCCGAGAAGCAGGCAGAAATCGAGGAATTCTCGGAGTTGGGTAGTTTTCTCGACATGCCCGTGAGGACATACTCGACGGGTATGCAACTTCGCCTGGCATTTTCCATCTCGACCGTCATACAACCGGAAATCCTGATCATGGATGAATGGCTGGCCGCGGGCGATGAAGGATTTCAGCACAAAGCAAACGAACGCCTGCACGAGCTCGTCAACAAAACCAAGATCTTGATTATCGCCAGCCATTCTAAAGACCTGCTTGTCAAGAACTGCACCCGGATCGTCTGGCTTGAACACGGAAAAATCAAAATGGATGGCGATGCCGAGACGGTTGCGAACGCCTATTTCGGCCGATCATAG
- a CDS encoding ABC transporter permease, with the protein MGNFRLAALLGWQDVAQRYRRSSVGAFWLTINMGVLIGALGLIFGTIFRSPMSEFLPFICVGLIMWGYYSQLINEGCLSFISNTETMLQLPLPFFTYILRTWWRNSIILFHNIVIFPVVLLIFGKFISFNALLVIPAFFLVSLNMLWMMVILSVICTRYRDLTQIIQNIMQVGMYVTPIMWQPHQLPADKSILILDFNPFYHLISVIRDPLLGGTGTLLNWGVVVVMALAGWTAALLFLNRFRSRVTYWL; encoded by the coding sequence GTGGGTAATTTCCGTCTCGCTGCGCTTCTCGGTTGGCAAGATGTGGCGCAGCGCTATCGCAGATCGAGTGTGGGAGCTTTCTGGCTCACTATCAACATGGGTGTTCTCATCGGTGCACTGGGTCTCATTTTTGGAACGATTTTCAGGTCGCCGATGTCCGAGTTCCTGCCGTTCATCTGTGTCGGCCTGATAATGTGGGGCTACTATTCCCAGTTGATCAATGAGGGCTGCCTAAGCTTCATTTCCAATACGGAAACAATGCTTCAACTGCCGTTGCCGTTTTTCACATACATCCTCAGGACATGGTGGAGAAACTCGATAATATTATTCCATAATATCGTCATTTTTCCCGTAGTTCTTTTGATATTCGGGAAATTTATAAGCTTCAATGCCTTGCTTGTTATTCCAGCATTCTTTCTGGTTTCTCTGAATATGCTGTGGATGATGGTTATCCTGTCGGTGATATGCACTCGCTATCGCGATTTGACACAAATCATACAGAACATCATGCAAGTTGGTATGTACGTTACACCGATCATGTGGCAACCCCATCAACTACCCGCCGACAAATCAATTTTGATACTTGATTTCAACCCCTTCTATCATCTCATCAGCGTCATCAGAGATCCCTTGCTTGGCGGGACTGGTACGCTTCTCAATTGGGGCGTCGTCGTCGTCATGGCACTTGCCGGATGGACCGCTGCTCTCCTCTTCCTCAACCGCTTTCGCTCACGCGTTACCTATTGGTTATAA
- a CDS encoding SARP family transcriptional regulator, which translates to MDRSQQSEAAYRMYLIGPFAITDPEGKVLTPKSQKSQAILAMLAVSLRGSRSRVWLRDKLWSDRPEDQASASLRQALLDIRKCLGNARDILVADKNTVSLRMDCIRLDIDEILAEGHIAGDDEVAAEHFLEGVDVRDPEFEEWLTLERQVWQRRYDEGQLQHKFEPKLEFAREQRAPTPLVPLTASNRGKDDGTANGPSDDTAGGSGSNVSSRQWVVAILPSRIAGQGENGPILASEVTSLIAKSLVEGTDIRVTDFSFGGGPWANSSNDVGLGSEIALATPIGIQLELTLTSQTVLIVASILRLADHSLIWKDSCVVDQRLLERGESNQLHALINHLIDEVHGSFLFRAEGGKLERETTLVEAVNSIFRLSREDLDRAERILHKIAADRPSSSVYAWLAFIRTFRVGQRFSPYDSTIIEEAEFYARKALELDVNNSVALALVGHVHSFLFCEYDYAAGLFERAIRINPAQPLGWDLYSMLHCYAGQPEKAMAMANWVQNLGFYSVHKYYFDTTKCISAALAGDHAAAIAAGEDALRMRPDFNSLLRYMAASHAHRDEMELAGRYVERLEAVEPNFSIESLKDNRYPLLKTGGGKMLIAGLTKAGVKLR; encoded by the coding sequence ATGGACCGCAGTCAGCAGAGCGAAGCGGCTTATCGCATGTACCTTATTGGACCCTTCGCGATCACTGATCCGGAGGGGAAGGTTCTGACGCCAAAATCCCAGAAGTCTCAAGCGATCCTAGCTATGCTGGCTGTCTCCCTTAGGGGATCACGTTCAAGAGTATGGCTCCGTGACAAACTTTGGAGCGACCGGCCGGAGGACCAGGCTTCCGCCAGTCTTCGCCAGGCATTACTCGATATCCGTAAATGTCTGGGTAATGCACGCGATATCCTCGTGGCTGACAAAAACACCGTCTCGCTTCGCATGGACTGCATACGGCTGGATATCGATGAAATCCTTGCCGAGGGCCACATAGCGGGAGATGACGAAGTCGCAGCCGAACATTTTCTCGAAGGCGTCGACGTCAGAGACCCAGAATTCGAGGAGTGGCTGACACTGGAGCGTCAGGTGTGGCAGCGTCGTTACGATGAAGGGCAGCTTCAGCATAAATTCGAACCAAAGCTGGAGTTTGCGCGTGAACAGCGGGCACCAACTCCCCTCGTTCCTTTGACGGCCAGCAATCGGGGTAAGGATGATGGGACTGCAAATGGGCCATCGGACGATACGGCTGGTGGCTCGGGTTCCAACGTCAGTTCGAGACAATGGGTGGTCGCGATCTTGCCCTCGCGCATCGCCGGACAAGGCGAAAATGGGCCGATTCTGGCATCGGAGGTTACGAGTCTCATCGCAAAGTCACTCGTTGAGGGAACCGATATCCGTGTCACTGACTTTTCCTTCGGCGGAGGACCTTGGGCGAATTCGTCGAACGATGTTGGACTGGGCAGCGAAATCGCACTGGCAACGCCCATCGGCATACAGCTGGAACTGACGCTCACCAGTCAAACTGTCCTTATCGTGGCGAGTATTCTGCGTTTGGCCGATCATAGTCTGATCTGGAAAGATAGTTGCGTAGTCGATCAGCGACTGCTCGAGAGAGGTGAAAGCAATCAGTTGCATGCGCTCATCAATCATCTGATCGATGAAGTCCATGGCAGCTTTCTCTTCCGTGCTGAAGGCGGGAAACTGGAGCGCGAAACAACTTTGGTCGAGGCGGTCAACTCTATTTTTCGATTGTCCCGGGAGGATCTCGATAGAGCGGAACGCATCCTTCATAAAATTGCTGCTGATCGGCCCTCTTCCTCTGTCTATGCATGGCTTGCCTTTATCAGGACCTTTCGTGTTGGGCAGCGTTTCAGCCCCTATGACTCGACAATAATCGAAGAAGCCGAATTCTACGCCCGCAAGGCATTGGAGCTGGATGTCAACAATTCCGTTGCGCTCGCTCTCGTTGGGCACGTCCATTCATTCTTATTCTGCGAATACGACTATGCGGCCGGACTGTTCGAGAGAGCGATAAGGATCAATCCCGCTCAACCACTCGGTTGGGATCTTTACTCCATGTTGCATTGTTACGCTGGGCAGCCTGAAAAGGCGATGGCCATGGCTAACTGGGTCCAGAACCTGGGGTTCTACAGCGTGCACAAATATTATTTCGACACGACGAAGTGCATCAGTGCGGCTCTGGCCGGCGATCACGCAGCCGCCATTGCTGCTGGTGAAGACGCGCTTAGGATGCGTCCGGATTTCAATTCCCTCCTGCGCTATATGGCGGCAAGCCATGCACATCGGGATGAGATGGAATTGGCGGGAAGGTATGTAGAACGCCTCGAGGCTGTCGAACCGAATTTCTCGATCGAGTCCCTCAAGGACAATCGCTACCCGCTGTTGAAAACTGGGGGAGGCAAAATGCTGATCGCCGGGCTTACCAAAGCCGGTGTCAAGCTCCGGTAG
- a CDS encoding phosphatase PAP2 family protein, giving the protein MVDVAKQSPLIQFLNSFRFEVDADHVSPCPPLPFVTIDPQSGQPAADGAGVASPQTPLAGAAFGSGGVANKTVLNKSSLNKNKNKNKTSFGGISTGNAQLIPSFQLRRLHQQPSRNAFTAAARFTWEMLDITPPPGPDFSRLETKVLLSMQKRDRERARRLPDIQQEASLSVAEFTRPLYIENIAGFEQTEGLFQNILTACEYVGLIYKNKFNRLRPSQFEPRLRPLLPVPAHESFQSNHAFQAFSIVFAFNTILPEHPATEELARIAQNVAENREWAGLHYPSDTKAGRDLARRFAPYLRDAFAATYNAVHKEWV; this is encoded by the coding sequence ATGGTCGACGTTGCTAAGCAATCACCGCTGATACAGTTCCTGAACAGTTTTCGATTTGAGGTCGATGCCGATCACGTATCGCCCTGCCCTCCTTTGCCGTTCGTCACAATTGACCCGCAATCGGGCCAGCCTGCAGCAGATGGGGCCGGTGTCGCTAGCCCGCAGACGCCGCTTGCGGGAGCCGCTTTCGGGAGCGGCGGTGTTGCCAACAAGACGGTGTTGAACAAGTCCTCGCTGAACAAGAACAAAAACAAGAACAAAACCTCATTCGGCGGAATCAGCACCGGCAATGCACAATTGATACCGTCGTTCCAGTTGCGCAGGCTGCACCAGCAACCTTCCCGGAACGCCTTTACGGCTGCCGCCCGGTTCACGTGGGAAATGCTCGACATTACTCCGCCACCGGGGCCGGATTTCAGCCGCCTTGAAACCAAAGTTCTTCTGTCGATGCAGAAGCGCGACCGCGAGCGAGCCAGACGACTCCCGGATATTCAACAGGAAGCCTCGCTATCGGTCGCCGAGTTTACACGACCTCTCTATATCGAGAACATAGCCGGGTTCGAACAGACCGAGGGGCTTTTCCAGAATATCCTGACCGCGTGCGAGTATGTTGGGCTGATTTACAAAAATAAGTTCAATCGGTTGCGGCCCAGTCAGTTTGAACCGCGCCTGCGGCCGCTCCTGCCAGTTCCAGCGCACGAATCCTTCCAAAGCAATCATGCATTCCAAGCCTTTTCCATTGTGTTTGCATTCAACACCATCCTTCCCGAGCATCCCGCGACCGAGGAATTGGCGCGAATTGCCCAAAATGTCGCAGAAAATCGTGAATGGGCCGGCCTTCATTATCCGAGCGATACGAAAGCAGGACGTGATCTGGCCCGCCGATTCGCTCCCTATCTGAGAGATGCGTTCGCCGCGACGTATAATGCGGTGCACAAGGAATGGGTGTGA
- a CDS encoding LuxR C-terminal-related transcriptional regulator has product MSGIMYERIPEADHAVYNRHAAARRAAFHIASTELRPQRTLAIIDGRTIAREHLSRGLLSNGLGLRMATYSSVEDIETYEAEAFSVILLCVGDSRFMDNSIVLEIGALVRRFPKVPVIVQAELCGLQQILGVLQQGARGYLPGNAGISVCVEAISMALAGGVFVAAENLNDIQRIFGARRHQSKRLEMFTRREHQVIDVLRQGKANKTIAYALGLAPNTVKVHMRNILRKVRATNRAEAIYKINALFEEIS; this is encoded by the coding sequence ATGTCAGGAATTATGTATGAACGAATACCGGAAGCCGATCATGCCGTTTACAATCGGCATGCGGCGGCCCGCCGTGCAGCGTTCCACATTGCATCGACAGAACTCCGTCCACAACGGACCCTTGCCATTATTGACGGACGTACCATTGCTCGAGAGCACCTTTCGCGAGGACTTCTATCCAATGGGCTTGGACTGCGCATGGCCACATATAGCTCTGTCGAAGATATAGAGACATATGAAGCGGAGGCATTTTCGGTCATCCTTCTATGCGTGGGCGACTCCCGATTCATGGATAACTCCATCGTGCTGGAAATCGGGGCGCTTGTTCGCAGATTTCCGAAAGTCCCGGTTATTGTGCAGGCAGAACTATGCGGACTGCAGCAAATCCTGGGCGTTCTCCAGCAAGGTGCACGTGGTTACCTTCCGGGCAACGCCGGAATATCAGTGTGCGTTGAAGCAATATCGATGGCGTTGGCAGGAGGTGTTTTCGTCGCGGCTGAAAACCTGAACGATATTCAACGCATCTTCGGGGCCAGACGGCATCAGTCCAAGCGTCTGGAAATGTTCACACGACGGGAACATCAGGTCATTGACGTCCTGCGGCAGGGAAAAGCAAACAAGACGATTGCCTATGCCCTCGGGCTTGCTCCAAACACGGTGAAAGTTCACATGCGCAATATCCTAAGAAAGGTTCGGGCGACGAACCGGGCAGAAGCGATTTACAAAATCAACGCCCTGTTTGAGGAAATTTCTTAA
- a CDS encoding arylsulfatase produces the protein MTGRTLKFSLGALVAGTMLCGVLAPAEAQDAQKKPNILFIVSDDTGYGDLGPYGGGEGRGMPTPSIDKLASEGMTFFSFYAQPSCTPGRAAMQTGRIPNRSGMTTVAFQGQGGGLPAAEWTLASVLKRGGYHTYFTGKWHLGEADYALPNAQGYDEMKYAGLYHLNAYTYADPTWFPDMDPSLRAMFQKVTKGALSGKAGGPVTEEFKVNGQYVDTPTIDGKEGVVGIPFFDSYVEKAAIEFLDAASQKPDEPFFINVNFMKVHQPNMPAPEFQLKSLSKSKYADSVVELDTRIGRIMDKLRETGMDRNTLVFYTTDNGAWQDVYPDAGYTPLRGTKGTLREGGNRVPAIAVWPGKVKPNTKNHELLGGLDLMATFASVAGVPLPDKDREDKPIIFDSFDMTPVLTSSGPSPRKSWFYFTENELSPGAIRVNNYKFAFNLRGDDGASTGGLAVDSNLGWKGAEKYVATVPQVFDLWQDPQERYDIFMNNFAERTWMGVVMGEELQKIMKTYVEYPPRKMQSVGYTGPITLSNYQKFEWVRDSLAKEGVTIPLPTGN, from the coding sequence ATGACCGGGAGAACCCTGAAGTTCAGTCTTGGTGCTTTGGTAGCCGGGACGATGTTATGCGGTGTGCTCGCACCCGCCGAGGCGCAGGACGCGCAAAAGAAGCCCAACATCCTGTTCATCGTGTCCGACGACACTGGCTATGGCGACCTCGGTCCTTATGGCGGCGGCGAAGGACGGGGCATGCCAACGCCGAGCATCGACAAACTGGCGAGCGAGGGCATGACCTTCTTTTCGTTCTACGCACAACCAAGTTGCACACCTGGCCGTGCCGCCATGCAGACGGGCCGCATTCCGAATCGTAGCGGCATGACGACAGTAGCGTTCCAGGGTCAAGGCGGAGGCCTGCCGGCGGCCGAATGGACGCTTGCCTCCGTGCTCAAGCGCGGCGGCTACCACACTTACTTCACCGGCAAATGGCATCTTGGTGAAGCCGATTATGCCCTGCCCAATGCCCAGGGCTACGACGAGATGAAATATGCCGGCCTCTATCACCTCAATGCCTATACATACGCGGACCCGACCTGGTTCCCCGACATGGATCCTTCGCTCCGTGCAATGTTTCAGAAGGTGACGAAGGGTGCGCTGTCCGGCAAGGCCGGTGGTCCGGTGACAGAGGAATTCAAGGTCAACGGCCAATATGTCGATACCCCGACGATCGACGGCAAGGAAGGCGTCGTCGGCATCCCGTTCTTCGACAGTTACGTCGAGAAGGCAGCGATTGAATTCCTTGATGCAGCATCACAGAAGCCGGACGAACCTTTCTTCATAAACGTCAACTTCATGAAGGTCCATCAGCCGAACATGCCGGCGCCCGAGTTTCAGCTGAAATCACTGTCGAAGAGCAAATATGCGGATTCGGTTGTCGAACTCGACACCCGCATCGGCCGGATCATGGACAAGCTGCGTGAGACAGGCATGGACCGGAACACGCTGGTTTTCTACACCACTGACAACGGCGCGTGGCAGGATGTCTATCCGGATGCCGGATACACGCCTCTCCGCGGTACCAAGGGCACCTTGCGTGAGGGTGGCAATCGCGTTCCGGCGATCGCCGTATGGCCTGGCAAGGTCAAGCCCAACACAAAGAACCACGAGCTCCTTGGCGGTTTAGACCTCATGGCTACGTTTGCCTCGGTCGCTGGTGTGCCATTGCCCGACAAGGACCGCGAAGACAAGCCAATTATCTTCGATAGCTTTGACATGACACCTGTGCTGACCAGCTCGGGTCCATCGCCACGCAAATCCTGGTTCTATTTCACCGAGAACGAGCTTTCACCCGGCGCTATTCGCGTTAACAACTACAAGTTCGCGTTCAATCTTCGTGGCGATGACGGAGCCTCGACCGGCGGACTGGCAGTCGATTCGAACCTCGGCTGGAAGGGCGCGGAAAAGTATGTCGCCACGGTACCCCAGGTGTTCGACCTGTGGCAGGACCCGCAGGAACGCTATGATATCTTCATGAACAACTTCGCCGAGCGGACCTGGATGGGTGTGGTCATGGGCGAGGAACTTCAGAAAATCATGAAAACTTATGTTGAGTATCCGCCCCGCAAGATGCAGAGCGTCGGCTACACAGGACCCATCACGCTTTCGAATTATCAGAAGTTCGAGTGGGTGCGGGACTCGCTCGCGAAGGAAGGCGTTACTATTCCACTGCCAACCGGCAATTGA
- a CDS encoding HAD family hydrolase, whose translation MFKAYLAKVACVAALGIAAILLVAVPALAQNDPLPSWNDTAPKAAIVAFVEKVTKEGSTDFVAEPERIAVFDNDGTLWVEHPMYTQLAFALDRVKAEAASHPEWKETQPFRAVLEGDMKTLAAAGEKGLLELIMATHAGMTSEEFQKIVTDWIATARDPRFKKPYTELVYQPMLELLAYLRANGFKTFIVSGGGIELMRPWTEKVYGVPPEQVVGSSIKTQFEMKDGSPTLMRLPQVNFIDDKAGKPVGINEHIGRRPIAAFGNSDGDLEMLQWTTLGDKPAFGMIVHHTDAEREYAYDRNTEFGRLDTALDAAAVNQWTVVDMKADWKQIFPEK comes from the coding sequence ATGTTCAAAGCTTATCTTGCCAAAGTTGCCTGCGTTGCAGCGCTGGGTATCGCGGCCATCCTTCTTGTCGCTGTCCCGGCGTTGGCGCAAAACGATCCCCTGCCGTCATGGAACGACACGGCACCAAAGGCGGCCATCGTCGCTTTCGTCGAGAAGGTGACCAAGGAAGGCTCAACCGACTTCGTGGCGGAACCGGAACGCATCGCCGTGTTCGACAATGATGGCACCTTGTGGGTCGAGCATCCGATGTACACCCAGCTCGCCTTCGCTCTCGACCGGGTAAAGGCCGAGGCCGCATCGCATCCGGAATGGAAGGAAACGCAGCCATTCAGGGCAGTGCTCGAAGGGGACATGAAGACCCTTGCCGCAGCCGGCGAAAAGGGGCTGTTGGAGCTCATCATGGCGACCCATGCCGGAATGACCAGCGAGGAGTTCCAGAAGATCGTCACCGACTGGATTGCAACCGCGCGAGACCCGCGCTTCAAGAAGCCTTACACCGAGCTGGTCTATCAGCCGATGCTCGAACTGCTCGCCTATCTGCGCGCCAATGGCTTCAAGACCTTCATCGTATCGGGTGGTGGCATCGAGTTGATGCGGCCCTGGACCGAAAAGGTCTATGGCGTTCCGCCCGAGCAGGTCGTCGGCTCATCGATCAAGACGCAGTTTGAGATGAAGGACGGATCCCCGACCCTGATGCGGCTGCCGCAAGTCAACTTCATCGACGACAAGGCCGGCAAGCCTGTTGGTATCAACGAGCACATAGGCCGTCGCCCGATCGCCGCGTTCGGCAATTCCGATGGCGATCTCGAGATGCTGCAGTGGACGACCCTGGGCGACAAGCCCGCTTTCGGCATGATCGTACACCACACCGATGCCGAGCGCGAATATGCCTACGACCGGAATACGGAATTCGGCCGCCTCGATACGGCGCTCGATGCTGCTGCCGTGAACCAGTGGACCGTCGTGGACATGAAGGCCGACTGGAAGCAGATTTTTCCAGAGAAATAG
- a CDS encoding S8 family serine peptidase: MQFIAAFLYAYSQNVDVIVMPRGIPDPKRSAIEPKNELKADLERWANRDAADLFARIALAEQGPGELEPKATQPASNPDRMWNILKQLIIGVSRKIPVICAAGNSGESQLIYPASLAAPDNGIIAVGAVTVEGFRSGYSNYGEGLTLVAPSDDGEVFNRHQLRINRLSPLIAKHQYSPDTGKEYCYSHLSLLSTDLPGVFGYDEGKAPWSTLLPSANNPGVGGGYYTSFGGTSGAAALVGGVAALVQRAHRAVHGGSGKLDGIAVKSILEEASSRSSNVGPGIRTLTPDCMNGDHEDVIDPRYFFGAGLLNAAKAVGAVLNS, encoded by the coding sequence GTGCAGTTCATAGCTGCGTTCCTTTATGCATATTCGCAGAACGTTGACGTTATCGTCATGCCCCGCGGCATACCCGATCCGAAACGAAGCGCCATTGAGCCGAAGAACGAATTGAAGGCCGACCTGGAGCGCTGGGCCAATCGTGATGCTGCGGATCTGTTTGCGCGTATCGCCTTGGCGGAACAGGGACCCGGGGAACTCGAGCCCAAGGCAACGCAGCCGGCCTCCAACCCGGACCGCATGTGGAATATCCTGAAACAGCTGATTATCGGTGTGAGCCGAAAGATTCCGGTGATTTGCGCTGCCGGCAATAGCGGCGAAAGCCAGCTAATCTATCCAGCGAGCCTCGCAGCTCCCGACAACGGGATTATCGCCGTCGGTGCAGTCACGGTTGAAGGTTTCCGGTCCGGCTACAGCAACTATGGCGAAGGCCTGACTCTCGTTGCGCCTTCTGATGATGGCGAGGTGTTCAATCGCCATCAACTGCGGATCAATCGTCTATCGCCCTTGATCGCCAAGCATCAGTATAGCCCGGATACCGGGAAAGAATATTGCTATTCCCACCTCAGTCTATTGAGCACGGACCTTCCAGGAGTTTTTGGTTATGATGAGGGAAAGGCCCCTTGGTCCACACTGCTCCCCTCCGCAAATAATCCCGGCGTTGGGGGTGGTTACTACACCAGCTTTGGCGGCACGTCTGGAGCTGCAGCCTTGGTCGGGGGCGTTGCAGCTCTCGTTCAACGGGCCCATCGTGCCGTTCACGGTGGATCAGGTAAATTAGACGGGATAGCTGTCAAGTCCATCCTCGAGGAAGCGTCCAGCCGAAGCAGCAATGTCGGTCCGGGTATTCGTACTCTGACACCTGACTGCATGAATGGGGACCACGAAGATGTCATCGATCCCAGGTACTTTTTTGGAGCGGGACTGCTCAATGCAGCCAAGGCCGTCGGTGCAGTGCTGAACAGTTGA